The genomic interval GGGATCCCCATTTATCCCGACTTGGGATCACACCCACGGAGAAACAAAGTCCCGAACTCTCCGTTTTTAATCACTATTATCCATGAGATCGTAATTAGGGCCATTAAAACGCCGCCTtttgccctccccccccccatatatcccccaaAGCCCAAAACGCTGCGAGCTCTCGGCTATAGGGGCAACGAGCTTCATTGtagccccccaccccaataaAAGGCAATTAAATATTGGCACTGGgggttggggtttggggttttagGGGTTGGGGGGGGCAGGGAGAAGTCTTTAAGAATGGGATAAAgttttttttgagggggaaaagtaagaaaagaaagggaaaaaagttgggttttggggtcgCGGCGGTTCTCACCTTCCTTAAGGGCTGCGGGGCCGATGATGATGAAGAGGAGGGTGGGAGGGATGAAGGCTGCCGTGGGGGCCATGGCGGGACGCGGCCCCGCAGCTCCACGCACTCCGTGGGAGCGCTCCGGCTCTGTTCATTCATGCCCAGCTGACGTCACGTAGCCCCGCCCACGAGTAGGAAAAGGGGAGGGGGCTCTTAAAGGGGCAGCGACGTTCCGTgtagggatgggggggggcgCACCTGGAAGGCCGGCAGTGCCCCTAAGTTTGGCTGTGAGGACCCTCCCCCCGTTCGTCCCTCTCGGCACACGAGGGGTTAAAAGGCCTTTAACCCACCCCCCCCTTTCATTCATGAAACGTGGGGCCGAAGCTCCGTCTATCCAAGCACTTCCCCGTCCGTCCATCCCTCTGCCCACCCACCCCATTCATCCCTTCATTccacccaccccaccccccGGACCCTCACCCCattgctccccccccccccccattactatctgcccccccccccactttgaGCGTTGTTTCCAGCACTTTCTCTCCGGGTATCTTCGTTCCTGGATGACCGCTGTCCGCCCAGGGCTGCTCCCTAAAACCTCACCGCACCCCGGGCCCACCGTAGACCCCAGGCCCGTCCCACACCACACCTCACATCGCCTGCTATGGGTGGGGCTGAGTTCCCCTAAACCCCCATTAGGCCTTTTGGGCACTGGGCTCCTGTCCGGTTgggtccccccccccaagtCCCAGCATCCCTCCATCACCCCAAATCTTATAGGACAGcacccacccccctccccagcccacAATCGAGGACCGCCAGgcacctcctcctcccacacCCCAAACTATAATTCTTCCTCCACCCTAAAAATCCCCCAATCCGAGCTTATGGAACCAACATCTGTTCTAATGAGCGGAGAACCCAAACGCCACGGTGAAGAGGactcccacagccccacaaaACAGGACCCCACTAAAATGGGGTCCAGTCCTCGGGGTCCTCCCGACCCCTCTGGATGACACCAGCTGCCATCTGGTCTCGTTgccacagctgccccacaggGCATCCAGCAATGGGGCCACCCGTTCCACCCTCCCCGGCCACCCCAGAACCCCCCGACCGCAGCACCCGCAGCCCCCAGTAATGTCCATCGAAGGACACAGCCACGTCCGCCTCCGTCACAGCAGTGTGGGGACCACAGTCGAATCTGAGGACAAATGAAGGTATATATGGTATGAAGAACCCCATCCAACAGGGCTGAAGTGGGAGGGGGGGGCAAGGAGGGGGGtggtgggatatgggggctgAGGTTTGGGAAGGGATGAGATTTGGGGTGAATGGATTGCTAGGATGGATGTGGCGGATTTTGGCTGCTCTGGATGCTGAGGTTTTGGGGCATGGGGGTGATGCAGACACAGGGTGCTGTGGGATACTCAGGATCTGGGGTCTTAAGGGAGAGCAATGAAGGGGATTCGAGGTGTCCCTtcaatggggtgggggctgcagggacccCCCTGTACCTGGTGCCACCACCACGCGCAGCGGTCtcgtggggctgcagcacacgCTCCAGCCGCGCCGGCAGCTCCTCGAAGGACGGGCGGTCGGTGAAGGAGAACAGCAAAAGGGATCTGCGCCgcctcctccctgctgcctgggGGGCACAGCGGGTGGCCGTCATCCATCCACAGTGCCCATATTCTGCCCCACattccccccccagccccacatccgTCCCCAACTCACGGCAGGAGGTGCTCGAATTTCCGCAGGGCATTCTCCCCGCAGTCCCAGAAATGGAGCTGAAAGAGCACGGGGCGCTCGGAGCCCAGCGGGACGGCGGGCCAGAACAGCGTGCTCACCTCGATGCCTGCGGGACGGCAATGGGACACATCCAGCCAAGGGTCTCACCACACTGTGACAcgtcccatagaccccatggcCCCACTGTAACATGTCACCGaacaccccacagaccccactgCATCCTGCGTCCCCACCAGAGTGAGACACCAaacaccccacagaccccacgTCCCTGTGGTCCCCACCTACACAGCACCCACAGACCCGAGCGTCCCTACAACACTATTCCCTACTGTATCATTGACATCAGAGCATCCCATGATCCCCCCATCCAATGCAATTCCCCACGGTGCCATGAACCTGGAGCATCACACAgaccccatgtccccaccaCAATGTGACCCAAGCACCCCAATGGACCCATACTCTGATGCTCCCGACCATACCATAACCCTGGAGCATCCCCCATCC from Coturnix japonica isolate 7356 unplaced genomic scaffold, Coturnix japonica 2.1 chrUnrandom998, whole genome shotgun sequence carries:
- the LOC107307827 gene encoding ciliogenesis and planar polarity effector 2-like encodes the protein LPSHPIGLLERPALPPSLSVPTVRYKLFVSGRSGVGKTALVATLLGNHVPPLHRETLGIEVSTLFWPAVPLGSERPVLFQLHFWDCGENALRKFEHLLPRRRRSLLLFSFTDRPSFEELPARLERVLQPHETAARGGGTRFDCGPHTAVTEADVAVSFDGHYWGLRVLRSGGSGVAGEGGTGGPIAGCPVGQLWQRDQMAAGVIQRGREDPEDWTPF